In the genome of Sphingomonas naphthae, one region contains:
- a CDS encoding FtsW/RodA/SpoVE family cell cycle protein, whose protein sequence is MTPARQRAAERRQLRGRGARLGRADRTALGRWFWEIDRVLLLLVTVLIGIGLIAVAAASPASTQRYSGATLTLPPLYYFYRQLMWIVLSTPVMIGVSMLPKSLARRGALAGCAIFLLMLIAVPLFGFEVNGAQRWILFGPIQVQPSEFLKPLLTVTFAWLLSLRVKDEKLPVSWISAGILLVVAALLMKQPDFGQTVIFCAVWVTLLTLSGAPIKLLGALGALGATGVVCAYLFYSVARIRIDGFLHGKGDTYQTDSAHATLTNGGLIGRGPGAGTMKFRLPEAHTDYIFSVIGEEFGLIACVAIACIYLAIVVRVFVKLLNEEDDFTLLASAGLVCQFGFQAIINMMVNVQLAPSKGMTLPFISYGGSSMLALSIGFGLLLAFTRQNPYLKRSPYVVKWSGR, encoded by the coding sequence ATGACCCCGGCGCGCCAGCGCGCCGCCGAGCGCCGCCAGCTGCGCGGGCGCGGCGCGCGCCTCGGCCGCGCCGACCGCACCGCGCTGGGCCGCTGGTTCTGGGAGATCGATCGCGTCCTGCTGCTGCTGGTGACCGTGCTGATCGGCATCGGCCTGATCGCGGTCGCCGCCGCCTCGCCGGCCTCGACGCAACGCTATTCGGGCGCGACGCTTACCTTGCCGCCGCTCTATTATTTCTACCGCCAGCTCATGTGGATCGTCCTGTCCACGCCGGTGATGATCGGCGTGTCGATGCTGCCCAAGTCGCTTGCCCGGCGCGGCGCGCTGGCGGGCTGCGCGATCTTCCTGCTGATGCTGATCGCGGTGCCGCTGTTCGGCTTCGAGGTGAATGGCGCGCAGCGGTGGATATTGTTCGGCCCGATCCAGGTGCAGCCATCAGAATTCCTGAAACCCCTCCTCACCGTCACCTTCGCCTGGCTGCTGTCGCTGCGCGTGAAGGATGAGAAACTGCCCGTGTCGTGGATTTCGGCGGGCATCCTGCTGGTCGTGGCGGCGCTGCTGATGAAGCAGCCCGATTTCGGCCAGACGGTGATTTTCTGCGCGGTGTGGGTGACGCTCCTCACCCTGTCGGGCGCGCCGATCAAGCTGCTGGGCGCGCTCGGCGCGCTCGGGGCGACCGGGGTGGTATGCGCCTATCTCTTCTATTCGGTCGCGCGCATCCGCATCGACGGTTTCCTCCACGGCAAGGGCGACACCTACCAGACCGACAGCGCCCATGCGACGCTCACCAACGGCGGGCTGATCGGGCGCGGGCCGGGCGCGGGCACGATGAAGTTCCGCCTGCCCGAAGCGCATACCGATTACATCTTCTCGGTGATCGGCGAGGAATTCGGGCTGATCGCCTGCGTCGCCATCGCCTGCATCTATCTCGCGATCGTCGTCCGCGTGTTCGTGAAGCTCTTGAACGAGGAGGATGATTTCACCCTGCTCGCGTCGGCCGGCCTCGTCTGCCAGTTCGGCTTCCAGGCGATCATCAACATGATGGTGAACGTCCAGCTCGCCCCGTCGAAGGGCATGACCCTGCCGTTCATCTCCTATGGCGGCTCGTCGATGCTGGCGCTGTCGATCGGCTTCGGGCTGCTGCTGGCCTTCACCCGCCAGAACCCCTATCTGAAACGCTCGCCTTATGTCGTGAAATGGAGCGGCCGTTGA
- the murD gene encoding UDP-N-acetylmuramoyl-L-alanine--D-glutamate ligase produces MIVSPAFAGRRYGVLGLARSGLATVRALLASGAEVVAWDSNEAAVDALAAEFASEGARLMLADFTAWDDLRRMTAIVVSPGVPLNRHPLKPRADAQGVPVIGDIELFSQARPDLPAHRIVGITGTNGKSTTTALIHHILESAGYDARLGGNIGLPILGQEPLAAGGIYVLELSSYQIDLSFSLDCDVAVLLNITPDHLDRYDAGFAGYAAAKARLFTMQDVAHEAVIVVDDDVTRLIAVNERTRRDGSGHLSLVRGADAAGQQAWPALQGPHNAQNAAAAIEACRALDVPEAAIAAGLATYPGLPHRMERVAQIDGVLYVNDSKATNATSVAPALAAYKGIHWILGGVAKTAELDACEPHFDHVRAAYTIGDAGAMFARLLAGKVPVDECHTLDAAIEAAAEAARPGEVVMLSPACASFDQYRDYEHRGAAFRVAVARLMDAPREAPAP; encoded by the coding sequence GTGATCGTCAGCCCGGCCTTCGCGGGGCGGCGCTACGGCGTCCTCGGCCTCGCCCGGTCGGGGCTGGCGACCGTGCGCGCGCTGCTGGCGAGCGGCGCCGAGGTGGTCGCGTGGGATTCGAACGAGGCCGCCGTCGATGCGCTGGCGGCGGAGTTCGCCAGCGAGGGCGCGCGGCTGATGCTCGCCGACTTCACCGCATGGGACGATCTTCGCCGCATGACCGCGATCGTCGTATCGCCGGGCGTGCCGCTCAACCGCCATCCGCTGAAGCCCCGCGCGGACGCGCAGGGCGTGCCGGTGATCGGCGATATCGAACTGTTCTCGCAGGCCCGGCCCGACCTGCCAGCCCACCGCATCGTCGGCATCACCGGCACCAACGGCAAATCGACCACGACGGCGCTGATCCACCACATTCTCGAAAGCGCGGGCTATGACGCGCGGCTGGGTGGCAACATCGGCCTGCCCATATTGGGGCAGGAACCGCTGGCGGCGGGCGGCATCTATGTGCTGGAACTGTCGAGCTACCAGATCGACCTGAGTTTCAGCCTCGATTGCGACGTGGCGGTGCTGCTCAACATCACGCCCGACCATCTCGACCGCTATGACGCGGGCTTCGCCGGTTATGCCGCCGCCAAGGCGCGCCTGTTCACCATGCAGGATGTCGCCCACGAGGCCGTGATCGTGGTGGACGACGACGTGACCCGCCTGATCGCAGTCAACGAGCGCACCCGCCGCGATGGCTCCGGCCACCTCTCGCTGGTGCGCGGCGCGGATGCGGCGGGCCAGCAGGCGTGGCCGGCGCTGCAAGGCCCGCACAACGCGCAGAACGCCGCCGCCGCCATCGAAGCCTGCCGCGCGCTCGACGTGCCCGAGGCCGCGATCGCCGCCGGCCTCGCCACCTATCCCGGCCTGCCCCACCGTATGGAGCGGGTCGCGCAGATCGATGGCGTCCTCTACGTCAACGACAGCAAGGCGACCAACGCCACGTCGGTCGCCCCCGCGCTCGCCGCCTACAAGGGCATCCACTGGATCCTGGGCGGGGTCGCCAAGACGGCCGAGCTGGACGCCTGCGAGCCCCATTTCGATCATGTCCGCGCGGCCTATACGATCGGCGATGCCGGGGCGATGTTCGCCCGGCTGCTGGCGGGCAAGGTGCCGGTGGACGAATGCCACACGCTCGACGCCGCGATCGAGGCGGCGGCCGAGGCGGCGCGGCCCGGCGAGGTGGTGATGCTCTCCCCCGCCTGCGCCTCGTTCGATCAATATCGGGATTACGAGCATCGCGGCGCCGCCTTCCGCGTCGCCGTCGCGCGGCTGATGGACGCCCCCCGCGAGGCACCGGCCCCGTGA
- the mraY gene encoding phospho-N-acetylmuramoyl-pentapeptide-transferase encodes MLYLLAEHLGFPGLLNLIRYITLRAGAAAVTALAIGLIIGPRFIGWLRVRQGKGQPIRADGPQTHLAKVGTPTMGGLMILAAVTASVLLWMDLSNSYTWACLLVTLGFGLIGFLDDYDKVKKRHHAGLKGRTRLLLEFIIAGIAAWIILHGSAISTELYVPFYNGPVIDLGPFYVVFAAFIIVGFGNAVNLTDGLDGLAIMPVVIASLAFFVIVYMVGNAKFAAYLGIPHVPGAGNLVILTAAIIGGGLAFLWFNAPPAAVFMGDTGSLALGGALGTIAVVAHHEIVLLIVGGLFVLETVSVILQVFFYKRTGKRIFRMAPIHHHFEQLGWSEPTVVIRFWIISFVLALAGLATLKLR; translated from the coding sequence ATGCTCTATCTCCTCGCCGAACATCTCGGCTTTCCCGGCCTGTTGAACCTCATCCGCTACATCACCCTGCGCGCGGGCGCGGCGGCGGTGACGGCGCTGGCGATCGGCCTCATCATCGGCCCGCGCTTCATCGGCTGGCTGCGGGTGCGGCAGGGCAAGGGCCAGCCGATCCGCGCCGACGGGCCGCAGACCCATCTCGCCAAGGTCGGCACGCCCACCATGGGCGGGCTGATGATCCTGGCCGCCGTGACCGCATCGGTGCTGCTGTGGATGGACCTGTCGAACAGCTACACCTGGGCCTGCCTGCTGGTAACGCTGGGCTTCGGCCTGATCGGTTTCCTGGACGATTACGACAAGGTCAAGAAACGCCACCATGCCGGGCTGAAGGGGCGCACCCGCCTGTTGCTGGAATTCATCATCGCCGGCATCGCCGCCTGGATCATCCTCCACGGCAGCGCGATCTCGACCGAGCTGTACGTGCCCTTCTACAACGGGCCGGTGATCGATCTCGGGCCGTTCTACGTGGTGTTCGCGGCCTTCATCATCGTCGGCTTCGGCAATGCGGTGAACCTGACCGACGGCCTCGACGGGCTCGCCATCATGCCGGTGGTGATCGCGTCCCTCGCCTTCTTCGTGATCGTCTACATGGTCGGCAACGCGAAGTTCGCGGCGTACCTCGGCATCCCGCACGTTCCGGGCGCCGGCAATCTCGTGATCCTGACCGCCGCGATCATCGGCGGGGGCCTGGCCTTCCTGTGGTTCAACGCCCCGCCCGCCGCCGTCTTCATGGGCGATACCGGCAGCCTCGCCCTCGGCGGCGCGCTGGGCACGATCGCGGTGGTGGCGCATCACGAGATCGTGCTGCTGATCGTCGGCGGCCTCTTCGTGCTGGAGACCGTGTCTGTTATCCTCCAGGTCTTCTTCTACAAGAGGACGGGCAAGCGCATCTTCCGCATGGCGCCGATCCACCACCATTTCGAGCAGCTCGGCTGGTCCGAGCCGACCGTCGTGATCCGTTTCTGGATCATCAGCTTCGTGCTGGCGCTGGCGGGGCTCGCCACGCTCAAGCTCAGGTGA
- a CDS encoding UDP-N-acetylmuramoyl-tripeptide--D-alanyl-D-alanine ligase produces the protein MSLWTSQAIATATAGTVSTDFTATGVAYDSREVGPGDLFVALKGESTDGHRFVGQAFAQGAAAVLVSDPVDGPHVRVADTTAALDALGAAARARTAARIIGVTGSVGKTGTKEALFACLDRTAPGRAHRSLKSYNNHVGVPLSLSRMAADTRFGIFEMGMNHAGELAQLTQLVRPHVAIVTAIAPAHRAFFASDEEIADAKGEIFAGLEPGGVALVPYDSAHRDRLIAAAEPYAARIVTFGLSKEADVHPDYQHTTDKGTLVSARVGEIELTFTLAPPGDHWLANAMAVLGAVQAVGGDLAAAGLALAELPGLPGRGRRLHVPIASGEALLIDESYNANPASMAATLAVLGRTPGRRIAVLGDMKELGEESPAFHAALAAPLAAAGVSTAILVGENMAALAEALEGRADFAHVPDAARAIEALKAMLAPGDAVLVKGSNSMGLSRVVAALAPEDC, from the coding sequence ATGAGTCTTTGGACATCACAGGCCATCGCCACCGCCACCGCCGGCACAGTCTCCACCGACTTCACCGCCACCGGCGTCGCTTACGATTCCCGTGAGGTCGGCCCCGGCGACCTGTTCGTGGCGCTCAAAGGCGAGAGCACCGACGGCCACCGCTTCGTCGGCCAGGCCTTCGCGCAAGGCGCCGCCGCCGTCCTTGTCTCCGACCCCGTCGATGGCCCGCACGTCCGCGTCGCCGACACCACCGCCGCGCTCGATGCGCTCGGCGCCGCCGCCCGTGCCCGCACCGCCGCGCGAATCATCGGCGTCACCGGATCGGTCGGCAAGACGGGCACCAAGGAGGCGCTGTTCGCCTGCCTCGATCGCACCGCGCCGGGCCGCGCGCATCGCAGCCTCAAGAGCTACAACAACCATGTCGGCGTGCCGCTCAGCCTGTCGCGGATGGCCGCCGACACGCGCTTCGGCATCTTCGAGATGGGGATGAACCATGCCGGCGAGCTGGCGCAGCTGACCCAATTGGTCCGCCCGCACGTCGCGATCGTCACCGCCATCGCCCCGGCGCACCGCGCCTTCTTCGCCAGCGACGAAGAGATCGCCGATGCCAAGGGCGAGATCTTCGCCGGGCTGGAGCCGGGCGGCGTCGCGCTGGTCCCTTATGACAGCGCGCACCGCGACCGGCTGATCGCCGCCGCCGAGCCCTATGCCGCGCGCATCGTCACCTTCGGCCTGTCGAAAGAGGCCGACGTCCATCCCGATTACCAGCACACGACCGACAAGGGCACGCTCGTCTCGGCCAGGGTCGGCGAGATCGAGCTGACCTTCACCCTCGCCCCGCCCGGCGACCATTGGCTGGCCAATGCGATGGCGGTGCTGGGCGCGGTGCAGGCGGTGGGGGGCGATCTCGCCGCCGCCGGGCTGGCGCTCGCCGAACTGCCCGGCCTGCCGGGGCGCGGCCGGCGGCTGCATGTGCCGATCGCCAGCGGCGAGGCGCTGCTGATCGACGAAAGCTACAACGCCAACCCCGCCTCGATGGCGGCCACGCTCGCCGTTCTCGGCCGCACCCCCGGCCGGCGCATCGCCGTACTGGGCGACATGAAGGAATTGGGCGAGGAGAGCCCCGCCTTCCACGCGGCGCTCGCCGCACCGCTCGCCGCCGCCGGCGTCTCGACCGCGATCCTCGTCGGCGAGAATATGGCGGCGCTCGCCGAAGCCCTTGAGGGCCGCGCCGATTTCGCGCATGTGCCCGACGCTGCGCGCGCCATCGAGGCGCTCAAGGCGATGTTGGCCCCCGGTGACGCGGTGCTGGTCAAGGGATCGAACTCAATGGGCTTGAGCCGCGTGGTCGCCGCGCTCGCCCCGGAAGACTGCTGA
- a CDS encoding UDP-N-acetylmuramoyl-L-alanyl-D-glutamate--2,6-diaminopimelate ligase produces the protein MRLGDLVEAAGIEVVPTGGALDGRVTGFAIDHRKVAPGTVFGAFRGLKFDGENFIDAAIAAGAAAIVTRPEAQVTGAPHIADAEPRRAFAKLAAAFFKPFPATTVAITGTNGKTSTAELTRQLWRLAGHSAASIGTLGVTTADDQVSTGLTTPDVVTFLANMAGLAREGVSHAAFEASSHGLSQFRIEGLPVRAGAFTNLSRDHLDYHVTMEAYLEAKLRLFTEVVDRDGTAVVWADDAVSARVAELARERGLGLITVGTKGETLRLVDREATQLGQTLTIEAEGRTHQVKLPLIGAYQAANALTAAGLVIATGGDVAATFANLARVQPVRGRLERAVISRAGAPVYVDYAHTPDGLEAAIAALRPHARARLIVAFGAGGDRDKGKRPEMAAIAAKGAEVVIVTDDNPRTEDAAQIRRDVLAGAPDATEIGDRRAAIAAAIGQAGADDIVLIAGKGHEQGQIVGDRVLPFDDVSVARECAA, from the coding sequence ATGCGTCTCGGCGATCTCGTTGAGGCGGCAGGCATCGAGGTCGTTCCCACCGGGGGCGCCCTCGACGGCCGTGTCACCGGCTTTGCGATCGATCATCGCAAGGTGGCCCCCGGCACCGTCTTCGGCGCCTTCCGGGGGCTGAAGTTCGATGGCGAGAATTTCATCGACGCCGCCATCGCCGCCGGCGCCGCGGCGATCGTGACCCGGCCCGAGGCGCAGGTGACGGGCGCGCCGCACATCGCCGACGCCGAACCGCGCCGCGCCTTCGCGAAGCTGGCGGCCGCCTTCTTCAAGCCCTTCCCCGCCACGACGGTCGCGATCACCGGCACCAACGGTAAGACATCGACCGCCGAACTGACCCGCCAGCTGTGGCGGCTGGCCGGGCACAGCGCCGCCTCGATTGGCACGCTCGGAGTCACCACGGCCGACGATCAGGTCTCGACCGGGCTGACCACGCCCGACGTGGTGACCTTCCTCGCCAACATGGCGGGGCTCGCGCGCGAGGGGGTGAGCCATGCCGCGTTCGAGGCGTCCAGCCATGGCCTGTCGCAATTCCGCATCGAGGGGCTGCCGGTGCGCGCCGGCGCCTTCACCAACCTCAGCCGCGACCATCTCGACTATCATGTCACGATGGAAGCCTATCTGGAGGCCAAGCTGCGCCTCTTCACCGAAGTCGTCGATCGCGACGGCACGGCGGTGGTGTGGGCCGACGACGCCGTCTCCGCCCGCGTCGCCGAACTCGCGCGCGAGCGGGGGCTGGGCCTCATCACGGTCGGCACCAAGGGCGAGACGCTCAGGCTGGTCGACCGCGAGGCAACCCAGCTCGGCCAGACGCTGACGATCGAGGCCGAGGGGCGCACCCATCAGGTGAAGCTGCCGCTGATCGGCGCCTATCAGGCCGCCAATGCGCTGACCGCCGCCGGCCTCGTCATCGCCACGGGGGGCGATGTCGCCGCGACCTTCGCGAACCTCGCCCGCGTCCAGCCGGTGCGCGGGCGGCTGGAGCGCGCGGTCATCAGCCGGGCGGGCGCGCCGGTCTATGTCGATTACGCCCACACGCCCGACGGGCTGGAAGCCGCCATCGCCGCGCTGCGCCCCCATGCGCGCGCCCGGCTGATCGTGGCGTTCGGCGCGGGCGGCGACCGCGACAAGGGCAAGCGCCCCGAGATGGCCGCCATCGCCGCCAAGGGCGCCGAGGTGGTGATCGTCACCGACGACAACCCCCGCACCGAGGATGCCGCCCAGATCCGCCGCGACGTGCTGGCGGGCGCGCCGGACGCCACCGAGATCGGCGACCGCCGCGCGGCCATCGCGGCCGCGATCGGGCAGGCCGGCGCGGACGATATCGTGCTGATCGCCGGCAAGGGGCATGAGCAGGGGCAGATCGTGGGCGATCGGGTGCTGCCGTTCGATGACGTGAGCGTGGCGCGGGAGTGCGCGGCGTGA
- a CDS encoding peptidoglycan D,D-transpeptidase FtsI family protein produces MTTLAVRPSLFRKVAPPQAPAQARPDRAAVTQYRLMVVMLMFIGITIAIGLRLTYLLAFEGRPVAAAGTGGLALPRSDIIDRNGMVLATTLNAWSIAVQPAKIVGDKRIVARELARLMPEKSEADYFRLLNSRKTFIYIRRRAVPDLIAAVNAIGEPGIAFGREPDRLYPQGDLGAHIIGYTDLDAKGTGGVEGSFEKRLIDPALRKQPLQLAMDARVQQALEHELFSAMQHFSAIGAAGVVLDVKTSEVVALASLPELNPNAPGKGTDDARFNRATLGVYELGSTFKPFTVAMAMDAGVVNSFGQMYDCPRGLKVGRFTITDTHPFGRRCSVAEIMKESSNIGTAQIAAEVGAARQREFLRRMHFLEPVSVELREKGRTLNPGANWGQIATMTVGYGHGIAVSPLHLATGYATLFNGGVWRPATVLRRGPGNPLPAGEQVFTEATSQKMRALLRLVVTNGTGKNADAPGYRVGGKTGTAEKIVGGRYTHSAVVTSFAGVFPMDDPRYVVIAMLDEPKATKETYGFHTAGWNVAPVIKKVVARIGPLLGVNPDMGREVDLTDVLRYVQEEKKGH; encoded by the coding sequence ATGACCACCCTCGCCGTCCGCCCCAGCCTGTTCCGCAAGGTCGCACCGCCGCAGGCCCCCGCGCAGGCCCGGCCGGATCGCGCCGCCGTCACCCAATATCGGCTGATGGTGGTGATGCTGATGTTCATCGGCATCACCATCGCCATCGGCCTGCGCCTCACCTATCTGCTCGCCTTCGAGGGGCGGCCCGTCGCCGCCGCCGGCACGGGCGGCCTCGCGCTGCCGCGTTCGGACATCATCGATCGCAACGGCATGGTGCTGGCGACGACGCTGAACGCCTGGTCGATCGCGGTGCAGCCGGCCAAGATCGTCGGCGACAAGCGGATCGTGGCGCGCGAACTCGCCCGGCTGATGCCGGAAAAGAGCGAGGCGGACTATTTCCGCCTGCTCAACAGCCGCAAGACCTTCATCTATATCCGCCGCCGCGCGGTGCCCGATCTGATCGCGGCGGTGAACGCCATCGGCGAGCCCGGCATCGCCTTCGGCCGCGAGCCGGACCGCCTCTATCCGCAGGGCGATCTGGGCGCGCACATCATCGGCTACACCGATCTCGACGCCAAGGGCACCGGCGGGGTGGAGGGCAGTTTCGAGAAGCGCCTGATCGATCCGGCGCTCCGCAAGCAGCCGCTCCAGCTGGCGATGGACGCGCGCGTCCAGCAGGCGCTGGAGCATGAGCTGTTCAGCGCGATGCAGCATTTCAGCGCGATCGGCGCGGCCGGCGTGGTGCTGGACGTGAAAACCAGCGAGGTCGTGGCGCTGGCCTCGCTGCCCGAACTCAACCCCAACGCGCCCGGCAAGGGCACCGACGACGCGCGCTTCAACCGCGCCACGCTCGGCGTGTACGAGCTGGGATCGACCTTCAAGCCCTTCACCGTGGCGATGGCGATGGACGCGGGCGTGGTGAACAGCTTCGGCCAGATGTACGATTGCCCGCGCGGGCTGAAGGTCGGCCGCTTCACCATCACGGACACCCATCCCTTCGGCCGCCGCTGTTCGGTGGCGGAGATCATGAAGGAATCGTCGAACATCGGCACCGCGCAGATCGCGGCCGAGGTGGGCGCCGCCCGCCAGCGCGAATTCCTGCGCCGGATGCATTTCCTAGAGCCCGTCTCCGTCGAGCTGCGCGAGAAGGGCCGCACGCTCAACCCCGGTGCCAACTGGGGCCAGATCGCGACGATGACGGTGGGCTACGGCCACGGCATCGCCGTCTCGCCGCTTCATCTGGCGACCGGCTACGCGACCCTGTTCAACGGCGGCGTGTGGCGCCCGGCGACGGTGCTGCGGCGCGGCCCCGGCAACCCGCTGCCCGCCGGCGAGCAGGTGTTCACCGAGGCCACCTCGCAGAAGATGCGCGCGCTGCTGCGCCTGGTCGTTACCAACGGCACCGGCAAGAATGCCGACGCCCCCGGCTACCGGGTCGGCGGCAAGACGGGCACCGCCGAGAAGATCGTGGGCGGCCGATACACCCATAGCGCGGTCGTGACGAGTTTCGCGGGCGTGTTCCCGATGGACGATCCCCGCTATGTGGTGATCGCGATGCTCGACGAACCCAAGGCCACCAAGGAAACCTACGGCTTCCACACCGCCGGCTGGAACGTCGCGCCGGTCATCAAGAAGGTCGTCGCCCGCATCGGGCCGCTGCTCGGCGTCAATCCCGACATGGGCCGCGAAGTCGATCTGACGGACGTGCTGCGCTACGTTCAGGAAGAGAAGAAGGGGCACTGA
- the rsmH gene encoding 16S rRNA (cytosine(1402)-N(4))-methyltransferase RsmH: MSLAPGTAPHIPVLLDEVLAGLAIQPGETHVDGTFGAGGYTRAMLAAGARVVAFDRDPDAIAEGQPLVDASEGRLTLVPARFSTLDAALAERGLGAVEGVTLDIGVSSMQLDRAERGFSFQSDGPLDMRMEQEGESAADFVNEADEGEIADVLFHLGEERQSRRVARAIVAARPIGRTGELATVIRRALGYREHDKKDPATRSFQAIRIHLNREMEELEEGLAAAERALAPGGRLAVVSFHSLEDRIVKRFLKERSGATPAGSRHLPQQAAGAEPSFEAVAKPVRASEAELARNPRSRSATLRVARRTAASPWASKKAAAR; this comes from the coding sequence GTGAGCCTCGCCCCCGGCACCGCCCCGCACATCCCCGTCCTGCTCGACGAGGTTCTCGCCGGCCTCGCGATCCAGCCGGGCGAGACGCATGTCGACGGCACGTTCGGCGCGGGCGGCTATACAAGGGCGATGCTGGCGGCCGGCGCGCGCGTCGTCGCGTTCGATCGCGATCCCGACGCCATCGCCGAGGGCCAGCCGCTGGTCGACGCCAGCGAGGGCCGGCTGACCCTGGTGCCCGCCCGCTTCTCCACGCTGGACGCGGCGCTGGCGGAGCGCGGGCTGGGCGCGGTCGAGGGCGTGACGCTCGATATCGGCGTATCCTCGATGCAGCTCGACCGGGCCGAGCGCGGCTTCTCCTTCCAGTCGGACGGGCCGCTCGACATGCGGATGGAGCAGGAAGGCGAGAGCGCCGCCGACTTCGTCAACGAGGCCGACGAGGGCGAGATCGCCGACGTGCTGTTCCATCTGGGCGAGGAGCGCCAGTCGCGCCGTGTCGCCCGCGCGATCGTCGCGGCGCGCCCGATCGGCCGCACCGGCGAGCTGGCGACGGTGATCCGCCGCGCGCTCGGCTATCGCGAGCATGACAAGAAGGATCCGGCGACCCGCAGCTTCCAGGCGATCCGCATCCATCTCAACCGCGAGATGGAGGAGCTGGAAGAGGGCCTCGCCGCCGCCGAGCGGGCGCTGGCGCCCGGCGGGCGGCTGGCGGTCGTGTCGTTCCACTCGCTGGAGGACCGGATCGTCAAACGCTTCCTGAAAGAGCGTTCGGGCGCCACCCCGGCCGGATCGCGCCACCTGCCGCAGCAGGCGGCCGGCGCCGAACCCAGTTTCGAGGCGGTCGCCAAGCCCGTCCGCGCCAGCGAGGCCGAACTCGCCCGCAACCCCCGTTCCCGTTCCGCCACCCTGCGCGTCGCCCGGCGCACGGCGGCCTCGCCCTGGGCCAGCAAGAAGGCAGCCGCCCGATGA
- a CDS encoding division/cell wall cluster transcriptional repressor MraZ gives MEITDFFLGNALNAVDVKGRVSLPADFRAVVERRGRAAVRAGQEATDKTFVYIGDHERHSCLQAYDSTYQQFLFEGLRKRVEKGGEDELAALDDAQQGAFGAMLTVAFDGAGRMVLPQSLRGLMGIGDLAFFIGAGQTFQIWDPKTFLAEQADNVRACRMLKYMLGEKGITL, from the coding sequence TTGGAAATCACTGATTTCTTTCTTGGCAATGCGCTGAACGCGGTCGACGTGAAGGGGCGTGTGTCCCTTCCCGCCGATTTCCGCGCCGTCGTTGAACGGCGCGGCCGGGCGGCTGTGCGCGCGGGCCAGGAAGCGACCGACAAGACCTTCGTCTACATCGGCGATCACGAGCGCCACTCGTGCCTGCAAGCCTATGATTCGACCTACCAGCAATTCCTGTTCGAAGGGCTGAGGAAGCGCGTCGAGAAGGGCGGCGAGGACGAACTGGCGGCGCTCGACGACGCACAGCAGGGCGCGTTCGGCGCGATGCTGACCGTGGCGTTCGACGGCGCCGGCCGCATGGTGCTGCCCCAGTCGCTGCGCGGCCTGATGGGGATCGGCGACCTCGCCTTCTTCATCGGCGCCGGCCAGACCTTCCAGATCTGGGATCCCAAGACGTTCCTCGCCGAGCAGGCCGACAATGTCCGCGCCTGCCGGATGCTGAAGTACATGCTGGGCGAGAAGGGGATCACGCTGTGA
- a CDS encoding DUF6481 family protein — protein sequence MAGFTAPDLNQRAAAARAAKERMLEKFKNKPPIDEATVAARQAARAAREQAEAEKRAAKKAAQEEAKAARAAKAAEAKPAPKPTLTPEEAKALRDARYAARKQRKG from the coding sequence ATGGCAGGCTTCACCGCCCCCGATTTGAACCAGCGCGCCGCCGCCGCCCGCGCCGCCAAAGAGCGTATGCTGGAAAAGTTCAAGAACAAGCCGCCGATCGACGAGGCGACCGTCGCCGCCCGCCAGGCCGCCCGCGCCGCGCGCGAGCAGGCCGAGGCCGAGAAGCGCGCCGCCAAGAAGGCCGCCCAGGAAGAGGCCAAGGCCGCCCGCGCGGCGAAGGCCGCCGAAGCCAAGCCCGCGCCCAAGCCGACGCTGACCCCCGAGGAAGCCAAGGCGCTGCGCGACGCGCGCTATGCCGCGCGCAAGCAGCGCAAGGGCTGA